GATCGAGGGAAGATCGACATTACCGAATGCTTTATCGATGGCACCTTCGCAAGTGCCAAAAAAGGGGGCTTGTGTTGGACCTACTAAGAAAGGGAAAGGCACCAAGATCATGGCAGTCACAGACGCTGTTGGTATTCCTCTCACCGTACGGGCCTTTAGCGCCAGCACCCATGAAGTAAAGCTAGCCGATAGGACGATCCGTTCGTGTGCCATAAAGCCCAAACGTGTGATCGCCGACAGGGCGTACGACAGTGACAAACTAAGACGCACATTGAAGAAACGCGGAATCCAACTGGTATGTCCGCACAGGAGTAACAGAAAACGACAAGTGCATCAAGATGGACGGGAATTACGGCGCTACAAACGCCGCTGGAAGGTCGAAAGGTTGTTCGCGTGGTTGTTTAACTCGCGCCGTACATTCGTTCGGTATGAATACCATGCAGACCTCTTCTTAGGCATGGTGCAGTTGGCTTGCGTAATGATAATTCTCAAAAGTTATTTTTGAGATGGCTTCTAGAACAACAGGATACAGTAACTGTATTGTATGACTTTAGCCTCGCCGTTAGCGATACTGCCTATTACGACTACTACTATGATTTTGGACATACGGTCGTGCTATCCACAGATACCGTTGATTTGGATGGGCGTACAAGGAAAAGGTTATTCTTGTCTAATGAAGATGTCTGGGTCGAAGGCATTGGCAGTCTAGAAGGAATTCGTCGCCCATATTGGACAACGCCGCTAGGATGCAGTGATCCCGTTTATACGTTCTGCGGAAACTATTTAGACAGTAACCAAGTAGCCTATGCAATATGCAATGATATTTTACTTGAAACTACATTCGCGGAAAAGCAATTGTTTTCCATAGCCCCGAACCCATCTACCGGTGAGTTCGCTATTCTAGGGACGCTTTCCAATGATGCATACCAGATCCGTGATGTTACGGGACGGTTGGTATTAAGTGGAATTACGACCGAAAAGCGGACAGAGATCGACCTAACTCACGTGAATGCAGGTACTTATTTCGTGGTGCTTGAACATGCTACGTTGAAGGTTATGGTAGAGTAAGAAACGCTAGTGATGGCACGAACCGGTTTCCAACTCTCGAGCTCATCCGCAACCGCTTCCGTTCCAATATCACCCGCATGCCAGATCTCATCACACTCCGTGAAATGCGTTCTTATTCGCGGATCCAGCCAGCTATGTGTGTCGCTTAATAGACCGATACGCATAGGTGCAAAGAAACATGCTATCTTGAACGTAGCTCGTCAATTATTCAAGTTCGCGATACCCTGAATGTGTTGTTCTGAGTACTGGATACCTTTGCAGCCCTTTTGGCCTTAGTGGCACATGGAGATCATGCCCCGATATTTTCTGGAAGTTACGTATGACGGTACACCATACCGCGGCTGGCAAAGGCAACCTGCGGATCCTAGTGTTCAGGAAACCGTCGAACTAGCGTTGCGTAAAGCGTTGCGACTTCCTGCACTCCACGTGGTAGGCTGCGGACGCACGGATACCGGTGTTCACGCCACGGAGTATTATCTGCATTTCGAAGCACCTACGGACCGCATCATCAACGAGCGTTTCGCACATCGTATCAGTAGCATGCTTCCGGAAAGTATTGCTGTTCGGCGTATGATCATAGTGCCCGATGATGCCCATGCTCGTTTCAGTGCCACCGAACGTGGTTACAAATACTTGATCAATCGCCGTAAGGACCCGTTCTTGGCTAACAGGTCGTACATGCTTTTCCCTGCGTTGGACATTGAAGCGATGAACAAAGCATGTTCCTATTTGATCGGGAAACAGGACTTCAGTAGCTTCTGCAAAGCAGGTGCAGACAACAAGACCATGATCTGCGATGTGCGTGAGGCGATCTGGAAAGAAACCAAGGAAGGCTATGTATTCCGGATCAAGGCTGATCGATTTCTGCGCAACATGGTGCGGGCCTGCGTTGGTACTTGTATCCGGATCGGAAAAGGCGAAGCAACTGCCGACTCAATGAAGGCGGTGTTGGCGGCGATGGATCGCAGCGCCGCTGGAAAAAGTGTACCTGCGCGTGGTCTCTATTTGGAACATGTCCTGTACCCGTTCATCATTCCGGAGGA
The nucleotide sequence above comes from Flavobacteriales bacterium. Encoded proteins:
- a CDS encoding metallophosphoesterase family protein; protein product: MRIGLLSDTHSWLDPRIRTHFTECDEIWHAGDIGTEAVADELESWKPVRAITSVSYSTITFNVACSSTTK
- the truA gene encoding tRNA pseudouridine(38-40) synthase TruA, giving the protein MEIMPRYFLEVTYDGTPYRGWQRQPADPSVQETVELALRKALRLPALHVVGCGRTDTGVHATEYYLHFEAPTDRIINERFAHRISSMLPESIAVRRMIIVPDDAHARFSATERGYKYLINRRKDPFLANRSYMLFPALDIEAMNKACSYLIGKQDFSSFCKAGADNKTMICDVREAIWKETKEGYVFRIKADRFLRNMVRACVGTCIRIGKGEATADSMKAVLAAMDRSAAGKSVPARGLYLEHVLYPFIIPEDPNLQVDFNR
- a CDS encoding T9SS type A sorting domain-containing protein, with amino-acid sequence MRWLLEQQDTVTVLYDFSLAVSDTAYYDYYYDFGHTVVLSTDTVDLDGRTRKRLFLSNEDVWVEGIGSLEGIRRPYWTTPLGCSDPVYTFCGNYLDSNQVAYAICNDILLETTFAEKQLFSIAPNPSTGEFAILGTLSNDAYQIRDVTGRLVLSGITTEKRTEIDLTHVNAGTYFVVLEHATLKVMVE